The proteins below come from a single Macadamia integrifolia cultivar HAES 741 unplaced genomic scaffold, SCU_Mint_v3 scaffold913, whole genome shotgun sequence genomic window:
- the LOC122070427 gene encoding protein LSM12 homolog isoform X3 yields MAMDASYGEEFAVGCLIAVKTALGDEFEGQIITFDRLSNILVLQEGSKTGPCRNIRLLQANYIKEFTILGQAEDPLDPKKCHLDLASLQAREDAAIRQAEMEAERIGVGVTSEAQRIFDALSKTLPVHWDKTVIVVMNEVRVCSPYLPENVAGGTPAANERVKKVLEFERKRLQARGPS; encoded by the exons ATGGCCATGGATGCGAGCTACGGTGAAGAATTCGCTGTGGGTTGCCTCATCGCCGTTAAAACCGCATTGGGAGACGAGTTCGAGGGCCAAATCATCACCTTTGACAGACTTTCCAACATTCTAGTCCTTC AAGAAGGCTCGAAAACGGGTCCTTGTCGAAATATTCGACTTTTGCAGGCCAACTATATAAAAGAATTCACCATACTGGGTCAAGCTGAGGATCCTCTTGATCCCAAGAAATGTCACCTTGATCTTGCTAGTCTTCAAGCTAGGGAGGATGCTGCTATAAG GCAAGCAGAGATGGAGGCTGAGAGAATTGGGGTTGGGGTTACAAGCGAGGCTCAGAGAATCTTTGATGCATTGTCTAAGAC GCTTCCAGTTCACTGGGACAAGACTGTCATTGTGGTGATGAATGAAGTCCGTGTTTGTAGTCCATATCTTCCTGAAAATGTAGCTGGTGGAACCCCTGCTGCCAATGAGAGGGTGAAGAAAGTG CTAGAGTTTGAGAGGAAGAGGTTGCAAGCTCGTGGACCAAGCTAG
- the LOC122070427 gene encoding protein LSM12 homolog isoform X1, giving the protein MAMDASYGEEFAVGCLIAVKTALGDEFEGQIITFDRLSNILVLQEGSKTGPCRNIRLLQANYIKEFTILGQAEDPLDPKKCHLDLASLQAREDAAIRQAEMEAERIGVGVTSEAQRIFDALSKTLPVHWDKTVIVVMNEVRVCSPYLPENVAGGTPAANERVKKVSLRGRGCKLVDQASDRLSVPSCSCWGGGETPYANTHLVQSLVH; this is encoded by the exons ATGGCCATGGATGCGAGCTACGGTGAAGAATTCGCTGTGGGTTGCCTCATCGCCGTTAAAACCGCATTGGGAGACGAGTTCGAGGGCCAAATCATCACCTTTGACAGACTTTCCAACATTCTAGTCCTTC AAGAAGGCTCGAAAACGGGTCCTTGTCGAAATATTCGACTTTTGCAGGCCAACTATATAAAAGAATTCACCATACTGGGTCAAGCTGAGGATCCTCTTGATCCCAAGAAATGTCACCTTGATCTTGCTAGTCTTCAAGCTAGGGAGGATGCTGCTATAAG GCAAGCAGAGATGGAGGCTGAGAGAATTGGGGTTGGGGTTACAAGCGAGGCTCAGAGAATCTTTGATGCATTGTCTAAGAC GCTTCCAGTTCACTGGGACAAGACTGTCATTGTGGTGATGAATGAAGTCCGTGTTTGTAGTCCATATCTTCCTGAAAATGTAGCTGGTGGAACCCCTGCTGCCAATGAGAGGGTGAAGAAAGTG AGTTTGAGAGGAAGAGGTTGCAAGCTCGTGGACCAAGCTAGTGATAGATTGTCAGTTCCATCATGTAGctgctggggggggggggagacacCATATGCTAATACCCATTTAGTGCAATCATTGGTGCATTGA
- the LOC122070427 gene encoding protein LSM12 homolog isoform X4: MAMDASYGEEFAVGCLIAVKTALGDEFEGQIITFDRLSNILVLQEGSKTGPCRNIRLLQANYIKEFTILGQAEDPLDPKKCHLDLASLQAREDAAIRQAEMEAERIGVGVTSEAQRIFDALSKTLPVHWDKTVIVVMNEVRVCSPYLPENVAGGTPAANERVKKVVMHIDTRV, translated from the exons ATGGCCATGGATGCGAGCTACGGTGAAGAATTCGCTGTGGGTTGCCTCATCGCCGTTAAAACCGCATTGGGAGACGAGTTCGAGGGCCAAATCATCACCTTTGACAGACTTTCCAACATTCTAGTCCTTC AAGAAGGCTCGAAAACGGGTCCTTGTCGAAATATTCGACTTTTGCAGGCCAACTATATAAAAGAATTCACCATACTGGGTCAAGCTGAGGATCCTCTTGATCCCAAGAAATGTCACCTTGATCTTGCTAGTCTTCAAGCTAGGGAGGATGCTGCTATAAG GCAAGCAGAGATGGAGGCTGAGAGAATTGGGGTTGGGGTTACAAGCGAGGCTCAGAGAATCTTTGATGCATTGTCTAAGAC GCTTCCAGTTCACTGGGACAAGACTGTCATTGTGGTGATGAATGAAGTCCGTGTTTGTAGTCCATATCTTCCTGAAAATGTAGCTGGTGGAACCCCTGCTGCCAATGAGAGGGTGAAGAAAGTGGTAATGCATATTGATA CTAGAGTTTGA
- the LOC122070427 gene encoding protein LSM12 homolog isoform X2, with product MAMDASYGEEFAVGCLIAVKTALGDEFEGQIITFDRLSNILVLQEGSKTGPCRNIRLLQANYIKEFTILGQAEDPLDPKKCHLDLASLQAREDAAIRQAEMEAERIGVGVTSEAQRIFDALSKTLPVHWDKTVIVVMNEVRVCSPYLPENVAGGTPAANERVKKVVMHIDKFERKRLQARGPS from the exons ATGGCCATGGATGCGAGCTACGGTGAAGAATTCGCTGTGGGTTGCCTCATCGCCGTTAAAACCGCATTGGGAGACGAGTTCGAGGGCCAAATCATCACCTTTGACAGACTTTCCAACATTCTAGTCCTTC AAGAAGGCTCGAAAACGGGTCCTTGTCGAAATATTCGACTTTTGCAGGCCAACTATATAAAAGAATTCACCATACTGGGTCAAGCTGAGGATCCTCTTGATCCCAAGAAATGTCACCTTGATCTTGCTAGTCTTCAAGCTAGGGAGGATGCTGCTATAAG GCAAGCAGAGATGGAGGCTGAGAGAATTGGGGTTGGGGTTACAAGCGAGGCTCAGAGAATCTTTGATGCATTGTCTAAGAC GCTTCCAGTTCACTGGGACAAGACTGTCATTGTGGTGATGAATGAAGTCCGTGTTTGTAGTCCATATCTTCCTGAAAATGTAGCTGGTGGAACCCCTGCTGCCAATGAGAGGGTGAAGAAAGTGGTAATGCATATTGATA AGTTTGAGAGGAAGAGGTTGCAAGCTCGTGGACCAAGCTAG